Within Gilvibacter sp. SZ-19, the genomic segment TATTTCCAAAAACCTTGGTTTGAATTACCGTTCGAGGGTGTGGCTACAGGCAGCTTTAATTTACACAGTCTTATCGTTCTTGCCGGAGGCGTGTTCATTATCTACACGGCCATGAAAGAGATCTGGCATATGGTGGGAGTGCCTCACGTGGAGCAACAAGTAGAGGGCGCTAAAAAGAAATCTGTAGCCAAAGTTATAGCCGCCATTATTGTGATGAATCTGGTATTCTCCTTCGATTCTATTCTGAGTGCCATGGCGCTTACCGATGTCTTCTGGGTTATGGCAACTGCCATTGTTATGGGGGGACTATTAATGATCTGGTTGGCCGATAGAGTGGCTCAATTCTTAGAACGCAATCGCATGTACGAAGTACTGGGACTCTTTATCTTGTTTATCGTTGGGATCATGCTACTCACAGAAGGCGGACATATTGCGCACCTCACCCTGTTTGATAACCCTATTACGCCCATGTCAAAGACCACCTTCTATTTTGTAATTGTGGTTTTGGTGGTGGTAGATATTGTACAGAGTCGCTATCAGAAGAAACTAATAGCCATTAAAGAATCCGAAGCAAGAAAACGAGAAGAAGAAGCTTAGAAATTCAGCTTCTTTTTACGGAGTTCAAAGTTCTGACCTAAGTATACCTTACGCACCATCTCATCTGCAGCGAGTTCCTCTGGAATACCGTGTTTTAAGATACTTCCTTCGAACATCAAATAGGTGCGGTCCGTAATAGCTAAGGTCTCTTGTACGTTGTGGTCGGTTATTAGGATACCAATATTCTTGTCTTTCAAGCGGGCCACAATACGTTGAATGTCCTCCACCGCCACAGGATCAACCCCTGCGAATGGCTCGTCGAGTAGAATAAAGTGCGGATCTGTTGCCAAAGCTCTGGCGATCTCCGTTCTACGGCGCTCACCACCAGAGAGTAGGTCGCCACGGTTCTTGCGAATGTGTCCTAAGCCAAATTCCTCGATTAGCGATTCCATTTTAGCGCGTTGCTCTTTTTTGGAGAGCTTGGTTAGCTGAAGTACACTCAAGATATTGTCTTCTATGCTGAGCTTTCTAAAAACAGATTCTTCCTGCGCCAGATAACCTATTCCGTTCTGTGCACGTTTGTACATGGGGAACTTGGTTATCTCTGTCCCTTCTAAATAGATATTGCCGCTGTTGGGTTTTACAAGCCCAACGATCATGTAAAATGAAGTGGTCTTTCCTGCTCCGTTAGGTCCCAGCAATCCAACGATCTCTCCTTGGTTCACCTCTACGGTGATCCCTTTTACGACCTGGCGGCCTTTATAAGATTTCATCAGATTTTCTGCTCGGAGCTTCATAAGGACAAATATGCTAATTATCTACGGAGAGGCAAAGGGTTTAACTATTCTTAACTTCGAGGGCCTCCCAATATTCATAGGCGCGACGCAAGTGTGGGATCACAATAGTCCCACCTATGAGCAAGGAAACACTCATGGCCTCTACGACCTCTTCTTTAGAAAGACCTAGGTCGTAACAGGCTTCCAAATGGTAACGCACACAGTCGTCACAGCGGAGCACTAAGGAGTTTCCTAGTCCTAAAAGTTCTTTGGTCTTTTTAGACAAGGCGCCTTCTTGAAAGGCGTTGGTGTCTAAATTAAAGATGCGTTTTACGATCTTATTGTTATCGGCCAAGATCTTGTCGTTCATTTTGGCGCGATAGTCGTTAAAAGAGTCTACAATATTATCCATGGGCAGCTTTGGCCTTTTTGGCCTGTTTTTTCACTACGGCTTTAGAGATATAAATACTGATTTCATAAAGTACCAGGATTGGCACAGCCACTACGATCTGACTGGCAATATCTGGTGGAGTAATTATTGCTGATAAGATAAGTACCAATACCAGCGAATATTTTCTGTACTTCCTTAAGAACTCCGGCGTTACCAAGCCGATCTTGGTTAAGAAGTAAATGATTATCGGCAGCTCAAAGATCAGTCCGCTTGCCACAGTGGCAGATCGGACCAAGGCGATATAACTGTCAAGGTCAAAATCGTTAAAGACCTGCTCACTCACCTGATAAGACCCAAGAAAGTTGATCGATAATGGAGTTACCACATAGTATCCGAACAGTACACCTGTAAAGAACAATAGCGATGCTATTACAATAAAACCACGAGAAGTTCTGCGCTCGTTAGGGCGGAGTCCTGGACTTATAAAACGCCAGAATTCGTAGATCACATACGGGAAGGCTACAATGAAACCTGCTGTGATAGAAGTCCAGATGTGGGCCGAGAATTGACCGGCCACCTTGCGACTCTGTATTCTAAAGGGTAGTTCCGTAAAGCAAAAACTGTCTTCAAAGCCTAAAAATGTTGCCACGCGGCAAAGGATTCTATAGGTAGGGAAGTCGGCACTTTTTGGGCCGAGTAATAGGGTGTCAAATACAAAGGATTTGGCCAAAAAGGCAATCATCCCCATTGCTACTATAGCGATAGTACAACGTATCAAATGCCAACGGAGTTCTTCCAAATGGCCTAAAAACGACATTTCCTTCCCTGGGTTTGCGCTTGCTGCCATTAAATGATTCCTTCTTTTGTTAGATTGTGAATATGAACCACACCGCTGTATTCACCGGCTTCTTCTACCAGTAATTGAGTGATTCCGTGCTTGTCTAATTTTCTGTAGGCAGCCACCGCCATATCGTCTTGGTCTATGGTCTTAGGGTCTGCAGTCATAATATCCGAAGCAACCAAACCAGAGATGTTGTCTACCTTGGTAAGCATTCTACGCAGATCTCCATCGGTTATAATGCCCACGATCTTATTGTCCTTTACTACGGCAGTAGCGCCAAGCATGTTCTTAGAGATCTCTATGATAACTTCCTTTACTGGAGTATGAGGGCTTACTTGTGGCTTGGCATTCAAAGCCGTGAGGTCGCGAACGCGCAAATAGAGTTGCTTCCCTAAAGAGCCCCCCGGATGAAAACGTGCAAAATCCGAAGCCTTAAAACCACGCATTTCCAACAAGCAAACCGCCAAAGCGTCACCTATGACCAATTGGGCAGTGGTGCTGGTTGTCGGTGCTAAATTATTTGGGCAAGCTTCTTTTTCCACATAGGCGTGTAGTACATAATCCGCTTGTTGACCTAAAAAGGATTCCTTGTTAGAAGTAATAGCCATAAGCTTATTGCCTAAGGCTTTGATAAGCGGAACCAAGACTTTGATCTCCGGCGTGTTTCCGCTCTTGGAGATACAGATCACCGTGTCCTCTTGCTGAATGGTTCCCAGATCGCCGTGAATGGCGTCTGCAGCATGCATAAAAATAGCCGGCGTCCCAGTAGAATTTAAGGTTGCGACTATTTTTGTGGCAATATTGGCGCTTTTACCTATTCCGGTAACCACAACGCGGCCGTTCGAATTGTAAATGTATTCTACGGCGGCGGCAAAGGTATCGTCTACCAAACTAGACAGATGCGCTATGGCTTTACTCTCTGTATCTATGGTTTGTTTGGCAATGGCAATGATCTGCTCTCGATTCATTAAAACTCGGGAATTATTCTCTTGCTGAGGTCTAAAGAAATTAGTATATTGTAAATACAAAAGTACATAATTTTTCATGCCTCTGGGGAGTTAACGGCAGGAGAGTTTCATGTATTTTTCTTCTGATTGGTATCGACATTTTAACAGACTGACGGTATTGAACGACAAGCAGATTTTATTAAACGCGAAAAGAGTGAACGATTCTGAGTTATACGCTGCACTCAAGAAGTATTTTGGTTTTAACCAATTTAAGGGGCTTCAAGAAAAAGTGATCAAAAGTGTGGTAACAGACCACAACACCTTTGTGATCATGCCGACGGGTGGTGGTAAATCCCTTTGCTATCAGCTCCCAGCATTGATGAAAGACGGAACCGCAATTGTGGTCTCGCCCCTAATTGCCTTGATGAAAAATCAGGTGGATGCGCTACGGGCTATTTCTGAAAACAAAGGCATTGCCCATGTACTGAACTCCTCCCTTAACAAATCCGAAGTAAAACAAGTAAAGCAAGACATAGTCGATGGCGTGACCAAACTCTTGTACGTCGCCCCAGAATCGCTTGCAAAAGAAGACAACATTGAGTTCCTCCGCTCGGTAACGGTGAGTTTTGTGGCTATAGACGAAGCGCATTGTATCAGTGAGTGGGGACACGACTTTAGACCAGAGTATCGCAATTTGCGCAACATTATTAATCGTCTAGGCGATTCCATACCGATCATTGGCCTAACCGCTACTGCGACTCCTAAGGTGCAAGAAGATATCTTAAAGAATCTCGGGATCCAACAAGCCAATACCTTTAAGGCCTCCTTTAACAGACCTAATCTGTTCTATGAAGTGCGTCCAAAGACCAAGAATGTAGACGCGGATATTATTCGCTTTGTAAAGCAAAATCAAGGCAAGAGCGGTATTATTTACTGCTTGAGCAGAAAACGGGTAGAAGAACTGGCCCAGGCGCTGCAAGTTAACGGGATAGCCGCCGTGCCCTATCACGCAGGTCTAGACCCAAAGACGCGGGTAAAGCATCAGGATATGTTCCTTATGGAAGATGCAGATGTGGTGGTCGCTACCATTGCCTTTGGAATGGGAATCGACAAACCCGACGTGCGTTTTGTGATCCACAATGACATTCCTAAAAGTATAGAAAGTTATTATCAGGAGACTGGTCGTGCAGGTCGCGATGGTGGAGAAGGCCATTGTTTGGCGTTCTATTCGTATAAAGACATTGAGAAGCTTGAGAAATTCATGAGCGGCAAACCTGTGGCCGAACAGGAAATAGGTCATGCCTTGCTTCAAGAAATGGTTGCCTTTGCAGAGACCAGTATGTCTAGACGCAAGTTCTTGTTGCATTACTTCGGAGAAGAATTCGATGTGGCTACCGGAGAAGGTGGCGACATGGACGACAATGTGCGCAACCCTAAAAAGAAACACGAGGCTAAAGAGCAGTTGCACCGTTTATTAGATGTGCTGAATAAGACCAATCAGCAGTATAAGGCCAAAGAACTGGTCAAAGTCCTGATTGGCGATGTCAATGCCTTGATCAAGTCACACAGAACAGATCAGCAAGACTTTTTCGGCTCAGGTAAAGGGCACGACAAGTCCTATTGGATGGCACTAATACGCCAATCTTTGGTAGCTGGGTATATCAGAAAGGACATTGAGACCTACGGAGTGCTTAAG encodes:
- a CDS encoding TerC family protein produces the protein MSLESKNAPKEKQAYVRKVGILMAIVLRIGLLFFLISVIDYFQKPWFELPFEGVATGSFNLHSLIVLAGGVFIIYTAMKEIWHMVGVPHVEQQVEGAKKKSVAKVIAAIIVMNLVFSFDSILSAMALTDVFWVMATAIVMGGLLMIWLADRVAQFLERNRMYEVLGLFILFIVGIMLLTEGGHIAHLTLFDNPITPMSKTTFYFVIVVLVVVDIVQSRYQKKLIAIKESEARKREEEA
- the lptB gene encoding LPS export ABC transporter ATP-binding protein; translated protein: MKLRAENLMKSYKGRQVVKGITVEVNQGEIVGLLGPNGAGKTTSFYMIVGLVKPNSGNIYLEGTEITKFPMYKRAQNGIGYLAQEESVFRKLSIEDNILSVLQLTKLSKKEQRAKMESLIEEFGLGHIRKNRGDLLSGGERRRTEIARALATDPHFILLDEPFAGVDPVAVEDIQRIVARLKDKNIGILITDHNVQETLAITDRTYLMFEGSILKHGIPEELAADEMVRKVYLGQNFELRKKKLNF
- a CDS encoding carboxymuconolactone decarboxylase family protein, producing MDNIVDSFNDYRAKMNDKILADNNKIVKRIFNLDTNAFQEGALSKKTKELLGLGNSLVLRCDDCVRYHLEACYDLGLSKEEVVEAMSVSLLIGGTIVIPHLRRAYEYWEALEVKNS
- the tatC gene encoding twin-arginine translocase subunit TatC, which gives rise to MAASANPGKEMSFLGHLEELRWHLIRCTIAIVAMGMIAFLAKSFVFDTLLLGPKSADFPTYRILCRVATFLGFEDSFCFTELPFRIQSRKVAGQFSAHIWTSITAGFIVAFPYVIYEFWRFISPGLRPNERRTSRGFIVIASLLFFTGVLFGYYVVTPLSINFLGSYQVSEQVFNDFDLDSYIALVRSATVASGLIFELPIIIYFLTKIGLVTPEFLRKYRKYSLVLVLILSAIITPPDIASQIVVAVPILVLYEISIYISKAVVKKQAKKAKAAHG
- a CDS encoding SIS domain-containing protein: MNREQIIAIAKQTIDTESKAIAHLSSLVDDTFAAAVEYIYNSNGRVVVTGIGKSANIATKIVATLNSTGTPAIFMHAADAIHGDLGTIQQEDTVICISKSGNTPEIKVLVPLIKALGNKLMAITSNKESFLGQQADYVLHAYVEKEACPNNLAPTTSTTAQLVIGDALAVCLLEMRGFKASDFARFHPGGSLGKQLYLRVRDLTALNAKPQVSPHTPVKEVIIEISKNMLGATAVVKDNKIVGIITDGDLRRMLTKVDNISGLVASDIMTADPKTIDQDDMAVAAYRKLDKHGITQLLVEEAGEYSGVVHIHNLTKEGII
- the recQ gene encoding DNA helicase RecQ produces the protein MNDSELYAALKKYFGFNQFKGLQEKVIKSVVTDHNTFVIMPTGGGKSLCYQLPALMKDGTAIVVSPLIALMKNQVDALRAISENKGIAHVLNSSLNKSEVKQVKQDIVDGVTKLLYVAPESLAKEDNIEFLRSVTVSFVAIDEAHCISEWGHDFRPEYRNLRNIINRLGDSIPIIGLTATATPKVQEDILKNLGIQQANTFKASFNRPNLFYEVRPKTKNVDADIIRFVKQNQGKSGIIYCLSRKRVEELAQALQVNGIAAVPYHAGLDPKTRVKHQDMFLMEDADVVVATIAFGMGIDKPDVRFVIHNDIPKSIESYYQETGRAGRDGGEGHCLAFYSYKDIEKLEKFMSGKPVAEQEIGHALLQEMVAFAETSMSRRKFLLHYFGEEFDVATGEGGDMDDNVRNPKKKHEAKEQLHRLLDVLNKTNQQYKAKELVKVLIGDVNALIKSHRTDQQDFFGSGKGHDKSYWMALIRQSLVAGYIRKDIETYGVLKLTEKGAAFIAQPESFMMTEDHKFDHEDDSSITVAKKSNGEGSDKNLFKLLKDERKKVATKLGLPPFVIFQDPSLEDMALKYPITISELSNVHGVGEGKAKKYGDPFVQLIARYVEENEIERPDDFVVKSTGTNSALKLYIIQSIDRKLPLDDIASAKGLEMPEFIKEMEAIVFSGTKLNIDYYLEDILDEDQQEEIHDYFLEAETDKIDVAIEEFDGDYDDEELRLYRIKFISEVAN